The following proteins come from a genomic window of Solea solea chromosome 3, fSolSol10.1, whole genome shotgun sequence:
- the phlda1 gene encoding pleckstrin homology-like domain family A member 1 — MLENGRKVFKEGLLEKRSDGLLQLWKKKHCVLTEDAVLLLPPKQHDHPQQQHHQYHHHHHHHHHSSGGGGGDTGKVKELHFANMKTVDCVERKGKYVYFTVVMTEGKEIDFRCPQDEGWNAEITLQMVQYKNRQAILAVKSTRQKQQLLVVQMPNQKTIRCTPNVA; from the coding sequence ATGCTGGAGAACGGGAGGAAGGTGTTCAAAGAAGGACTGCTGGAGAAGCGCAGTGACGGGCTGCTGCAGCTCTGGAAGAAGAAGCACTGCGTCCTGACCGAGGACGCCGTCCTGCTGCTGCCGCCCAAGCAGCACGACCacccgcagcagcagcaccatcaataccaccaccaccaccaccatcaccaccacagcagcggtggtggtggaggagacaCGGGCAAAGTCAAAGAGCTCCACTTCGCCAACATGAAGACTGTGGACTGCGTGGAGCGTAAAGGCAAGTACGTCTACTTCACGGTGGTCATGACGGAGGGCAAGGAGATCGACTTCAGGTGTCCGCAGGACGAGGGCTGGAACGCGGAGATCACCTTGCAGATGGTCCAGTACAAGAACCGGCAGGCGATCCTGGCTGTCAAGTCCACCcggcagaagcagcagctgctcgtCGTGCAGATGCCCAACCAGAAGACCATCCGCTGCACGCCGAACGTCGCGTGA